TATCGACAGGTCGAAGGCGCCCCGAATCCGGTGTGCTTCACCGAGTACTACATCAACCGGTCCTTCGCCGCGGTCGGCCGACTGCTCCAGCGCCACCAGGGTCCGGTGTTCCCGCTGATCGAGGACATGTTCGGGCGCAGCGTCGTCGAGGTACATCAGGAGATCGCGGCCGTGCTGATGCGCTCGGACCTGGCCGCACGACTCGACGTCGACCCGGGCACCGCGGCGCTGGAGTTGCGGCGCACCTACAAGACCTCCGACGGGGAGATCGCCCAGGTCACCATCAACACCCACCCCTCCTCGCGGTACCGCCACACGATGACCCTGCGCCGGGTCGAAAGCTAGTGCCGGCCATGACGACCCGCGGCGACGGGGAACCGCGACCGGCGGCGAGCACCCTGGCCGACGCGCTGCGCGACGCCGCCGCGCGCAGCCCCGACCGGGTGCTGGTGGTCGATGGCGAGGTCCGGTTGACCTGCGCGGAGTTGCACCGGCAGGCCGCGGCCCTGGCGCAGTCGCTGCTGGCGCGGGTGCAGCCCGGCGCCGTGGTGTCGTTCATGCTGCCCAACTGGCACGAGGCCGCGGTGATCTATCTCGGCGCCACCATGGCCGGGCTGGTCGTCAACCCCATCCTGCCGTCACTGCGCGACCGTGAGCTCACCTTCATCCTCGACGACGTCGACTCGCGGATGATCTTCATCCCGCCGACCTTCCGCGGCCACGACTACGCGGCGATGCTGCGGCGCGTCACCGCGCAACTCTCCGCCCCGCCGGAGGTGGTGGTGGTCCGCGGCGACGAACACACCCCGTACGCCGACCTCATCGACGACGCACCGCAGCGCCCCGAATTCCCCGCGTTGGATCCCGACGCCGTCCGGATGGTGCTCTACACCTCGGGAACCACCGGGCGCGCCAAAGGTGTTCTGCACAGCCACAACTCGCTTAACGCCTTGATCGGCCAGCTGCGTGACCACTGGTACGTCGATCCCGGCGACACCTTCCTTGTGCCCTCACCGATCGCGCACATCGGCGGCTCCATCTACGCCTTCGAATGTCCGCTGCTGCTCGGCACCACCGCGGTGCTGATGGACCGCTGGGAGCCGAACGCGGCCGTGGCGCTGATGACCGCCGAACGCTGCTCCCACATGGCCGGCGCCACCCCCTTCCTGGTCGATCTGCTCGCCGCCGCCGAGCGTGCCGCGACCCGGCTGCCGGACCTGAAGGTGTTCATCTGCGGCGGCGCCTCGGTCCCCCCGTCGCTCATCCACCGCGCGACCGGATATTTCGAGCGCGCCGTGGTCAGCCGGGTCTACGGCTCCACCGAAGTGCCGGTGACCACCGTCGGCTCGATGCGTCCCGGCGACGTCGTCCATGCGGCCGAGACCGACGGGCGCCCCGGGATCGCCGACGTGGTCCTGGTGGACGGCGAGATACGGGCCCGCGGCGCCCAGATGCTGTGCGGCTACCTGCATCCGGCGGACAACGAGGCGGCGTTCGACGAGCAGGGTTACTTCCGCACCGGGGATCTGGGCGCCTGGGTCGACGACGACTACCTGGTGGTCACGGGGCGGGCCAAGGACATCATCATCCGCAACGGCGAGAACATCTCCCCCAAGGAGATCGAGGATCTCCTGATCGCGCTGCCGGAGATCGCCGAGATCGCGGTGGTGGGTCTGCCCGACGCCCGCACCGGCGAGCGGTCCTGCGCGGTCATCGTGCCCGGACCGGCCGGCCCGCCGGATCTGGACCGGTTGCGCCGCGCCCTGCTGGCGCACGGCGTGGCGAAGTTCAAGATCCCTGAGCAGGTGGAGATCTGGGAGCAGCTCCCGAAGAACGATGCGGGCAAGGTGCTCAAGCATCGGATCCGCGCGACGCTGACCGCAGCCGTGGAGGCGGGATGAGAGGGGATTCGCAATGCAGGTGGCAATAGTCACCGGTGCCAGCAGTGGCATCGGATTCGGTTGCGCGACACTGCTGGCCGAACAGGGCATGGCCGTCCTGGGCACGGGCCGCGACGAGGCGCGGCTGGCCGCCCTCACCGAGGCGGTGACCGCGGCGACGGGCGATCCAGACCGGGTGGCGACCCTGGC
This DNA window, taken from Mycolicibacterium sp. MU0050, encodes the following:
- a CDS encoding AMP-binding protein → MTTRGDGEPRPAASTLADALRDAAARSPDRVLVVDGEVRLTCAELHRQAAALAQSLLARVQPGAVVSFMLPNWHEAAVIYLGATMAGLVVNPILPSLRDRELTFILDDVDSRMIFIPPTFRGHDYAAMLRRVTAQLSAPPEVVVVRGDEHTPYADLIDDAPQRPEFPALDPDAVRMVLYTSGTTGRAKGVLHSHNSLNALIGQLRDHWYVDPGDTFLVPSPIAHIGGSIYAFECPLLLGTTAVLMDRWEPNAAVALMTAERCSHMAGATPFLVDLLAAAERAATRLPDLKVFICGGASVPPSLIHRATGYFERAVVSRVYGSTEVPVTTVGSMRPGDVVHAAETDGRPGIADVVLVDGEIRARGAQMLCGYLHPADNEAAFDEQGYFRTGDLGAWVDDDYLVVTGRAKDIIIRNGENISPKEIEDLLIALPEIAEIAVVGLPDARTGERSCAVIVPGPAGPPDLDRLRRALLAHGVAKFKIPEQVEIWEQLPKNDAGKVLKHRIRATLTAAVEAG